In one window of Trachemys scripta elegans isolate TJP31775 chromosome 5, CAS_Tse_1.0, whole genome shotgun sequence DNA:
- the TACC3 gene encoding transforming acidic coiled-coil-containing protein 3 isoform X1, whose translation MSLQILNGENISDDLTAESCSFLFPSPESTGRPSILRPSQKENLPPKSVAKAMKVTFQTPMRDPQTHRILSPSMENKLETTFTLDDCTEVLGDLHLSESSNAANQQAIEFEIKTTRENAQMQEEASVVPYPDDEMPVKSCGTYSIDFDNLNNINPFQSSSQMQNSPESLKKSPILSSNPEKTSEKNDTNSLPLDDTLPVTSPLTAAMSERTNLNADILIGVTKETVSKDVVLSGNESKPIPNDTEQDIKPTSGEISKTNSSNGSTQTQNSPPPVQGSYNFDPNSSDVTHPFKTRDSKLQNSPVAERTSTKESKPEEEASFSKAEPVKLEFDFTDNTASKRPPPRKLGKRPGIKPPSKKTAIALGKTLENSEAKSKSKTENEIPVSNASYNFDWDKFDDPNFNPFGGGSKVSSSPKCPKPNTEKANQQEEQDSTLPKRESLPAEQINRIVVADETAEEIVPETHSFPEEKPSKDEDKSVVQAEMEEESTRELTMEKKTSSDTSPVDAHSQDNLPLIGSGTSPLADQEHEANCKKTEMAVYINDPTVVTESEEYFRPSTEVLGMGIEIDYLEQFGTSSFKESALRKQSLYLKFDPLLRDSPKKLAPGTTETISTCVINAPFQSGPLSDFSRLPLETPKPAMKSLQNEEKPKGLDLLGTFPAPDTVPLIPDISTSNASPLSPFAVPINTAVDAIIEVLKYSQKDMDTAVETVKLEVQEKQMEVLEWKKKYDRLYMEYLEMGKIVAEFEGTITQMMEDAQKQKELSKKENQKILEEKQQVLSDLNSMEKSFSELFKRFEKQKEVLEGYRKNEEALKKCAEDYLARIKKEEQRYQALKAHAEEKLHQANEEIAQVRSKAKTESVALQATLRKEQMRVQSLERSLEQKAKENDELTKICDDLILKMEKI comes from the exons ATGAGTCTGCAGATTTTAAATGGCGAAAACATCAGTGATGATCTAACAGCAGAAAGCTGTTCCTTCCTTTTCCCGTCACCAGAGTCCACAGGGAGACCTTCTATCCTTCGTCCATCACAAAAAGAAAATCTGCCACCAAAAAGTGTAGCAAAAGCTATGAAG GTAACTTTTCAAACTCCTATGCGGGATCCTCAGACTCACAGAATCTTGAGTCCTAGTATGGAAAACAAACTTGAGACTACTTTCACACTAGATGATTGTACTGAAGTTCTAGGAGACCTTCATCTGTCTGAATCCAGCAATGCTGC AAATCAACAAGCAATTGAATTTGAGATTAAAACTACTAGAGAAAATGCACAAATGCAGGAGGAAGCCAGTGTTGTTCCTTATCCAGATGATGAGATGCCAGTGAAAAGCTGTGGTACATACAGCATTGATTTTGATAACTTAAACAACATCAATCCATTCCAGAGTTCCTCTCAGATGCAGAATTCTCCTGAGAGCCTAAAAAAGTCTCCTATATTATCTAGCAACCCTGAAAAGACTTCTGAGAAAAATGATACAAATTCTCTGCCACTGGATGATACACTTCCTGTTACTTCCCCACTGACTGCTGCAATGTCTGAGAGAACAAATCTAAATGCAGACATCCTTATTGGTGTGACAAAAGAGACCGTTTCCAAGGATGTAGTGCTGTCAGGTAATGAATCCAAACCAATTCCAAATGACACTGAACAGGATATAAAGCCCACTTCTGGTGAAATCAGCAAAACCAATTCTTCCAACGGATCAACACAAACGCAGAATTCTCCACCACCTGTACAAGGGTCCTACAACTTTGATCCTAACAGCTCTGATGTAACCCACCCTTTCAAAACTAGGGATTCAAAGCTACAGAATTCCCCAGTAGCAGAAAGAACTTCAACAAAAGAGTCAAAACCTGAAGAAGAGGCTAGCTTCTCCAAGGCTGAACCTGTAAAACTAGAATTTGACTTCACCGATAACACAGCTAGTAAAAGGCCACCTCCTAGGAAACTAGGCAAAAGACCTGGAATTAAGCCTCCTTCCAAGAAAACTGCTATAGCTCTAGGGAAAACATTGGAGAACTCCGAGGCAAAAAGCAAGagtaaaacagaaaatgaaattcctgTTTCCAATGCATCTTATAACTTTGACTGGGACAAATTTGATGATCCAAACTTTAATCCATTTGGAGGAGGTTCCAAAGTTTCTAGCTCACCCAAATGCCCTAAACCCAACACTGAAAAAGCTAATCAGCAAGAGGAACAGGATAGCACCTTACCAAAAAGGGAATCTCTTCCAGCAGAGCAAATTAACAGAATTGTTGTTGCAGATGAGACTGCTGAAGAAATAGTGCCTGAAACTCA TAGCTTCCCTGAAGAAAAACCAAGCAAAGATGAAGATAAATCTGTAGTTCAAGCAGAAATGGAAGAGGAATCTACAAGAGAACTAACTATG GAGAAAAAAACAAGCTCCGATACCTCACCAGTTGATGCCCACAGTCAAGATAACTTGCCTTTAATTGGCAGTGGAACATCCCCTTTGGCTGACCAAGAACATGAAGCCAATTGCAAGAAAACTGAAATGGCAGTTTATATAAATGATCCAACAGTAGTCACTGAGTCTGAAGAGTACTTCAGACCCTCAACAGAAG ttctaggaaTGGGCATAGAAATAGACTACCTGGAACAATTTGGTACATCCTCA TTTAAAGAGTCTGCTTTGAGGAAGCAATCATTGTATTTGAAGTTTGACCCTCTGCTGAGAGACAGCCCCAAAAAGCTGGCTCCTGGTACTACTGAAACAATAAGCACCTGTGTAATCAATGCACCATTTCAAAGTGG TCCTCTTTCTGACTTCAGTAGGCTGCCTTTGGAAACCCCAAAGCCTGCAATGAAATCTCTTCAAAATGAAGAAAAGCCTAAAGGACTGGATCTTCTGGGAACTTTCCCAGCTCCA GATACAGTTCCTCTAATTCCAGATATCTCAACTAGTAACGCTTCACCACTCTCTCCTTTTGCTGTGCCAATCAACACTGCAGTTGACGCTATTATAGAAGTGCTGAAATATAGCCAAAAAGATATGGATACAGCTGTTGAAACAGTTAAATTAGAG gttcaaGAAAAGCAGATGGAAGTCTTagaatggaaaaagaaatatGACAGGCTTTATATGGAATACCTGGAAATGGG GAAAATTGTTGCAGAGTTTGAAGGTACAATAACCCAAATGATGG AGGATGCCCAAAAACAGAAGGAGCTTTCAAAAAAGGAAAACCAGAAGATACTGGAGGAGAAACAGCAAGTTCTGTCAGATCTTAACTCCATGGAGAAGTCTTTCTCTGAACTCTTCAAACGATTTGAAAAACAGAAAGAGGTTTTAGAAGGCTATCGCAAA AATGAAGAGGCTTTGAAGAAATGTGCTGAGGATTATCTTGCAAGGATTAAGAAGGAGGAGCAGAGATATCAAGCACTGAAGGCACATGCTGAAGAAAAACTGCATCA AGCAAATGAAGAGATTGCCCAGGTACGAAGCAAAGCCAAGACGGAGTCTGTAGCACTGCAAGCTACTTTGCGTAAAGAACAAATGAGGGTACAATCTCTAGAAAGAAGCCTTGAACAAAAG GCAAAAGAAAATGATGAACTAACAAAAATCTGTGACGACTTGattttaaagatggaaaaaatctAA
- the TACC3 gene encoding transforming acidic coiled-coil-containing protein 3 isoform X3 codes for MQEEASVVPYPDDEMPVKSCGTYSIDFDNLNNINPFQSSSQMQNSPESLKKSPILSSNPEKTSEKNDTNSLPLDDTLPVTSPLTAAMSERTNLNADILIGVTKETVSKDVVLSGNESKPIPNDTEQDIKPTSGEISKTNSSNGSTQTQNSPPPVQGSYNFDPNSSDVTHPFKTRDSKLQNSPVAERTSTKESKPEEEASFSKAEPVKLEFDFTDNTASKRPPPRKLGKRPGIKPPSKKTAIALGKTLENSEAKSKSKTENEIPVSNASYNFDWDKFDDPNFNPFGGGSKVSSSPKCPKPNTEKANQQEEQDSTLPKRESLPAEQINRIVVADETAEEIVPETHSFPEEKPSKDEDKSVVQAEMEEESTRELTMEKKTSSDTSPVDAHSQDNLPLIGSGTSPLADQEHEANCKKTEMAVYINDPTVVTESEEYFRPSTEVLGMGIEIDYLEQFGTSSFKESALRKQSLYLKFDPLLRDSPKKLAPGTTETISTCVINAPFQSGPLSDFSRLPLETPKPAMKSLQNEEKPKGLDLLGTFPAPDTVPLIPDISTSNASPLSPFAVPINTAVDAIIEVLKYSQKDMDTAVETVKLEVQEKQMEVLEWKKKYDRLYMEYLEMGKIVAEFEGTITQMMEDAQKQKELSKKENQKILEEKQQVLSDLNSMEKSFSELFKRFEKQKEVLEGYRKNEEALKKCAEDYLARIKKEEQRYQALKAHAEEKLHQANEEIAQVRSKAKTESVALQATLRKEQMRVQSLERSLEQKAKENDELTKICDDLILKMEKI; via the exons ATGCAGGAGGAAGCCAGTGTTGTTCCTTATCCAGATGATGAGATGCCAGTGAAAAGCTGTGGTACATACAGCATTGATTTTGATAACTTAAACAACATCAATCCATTCCAGAGTTCCTCTCAGATGCAGAATTCTCCTGAGAGCCTAAAAAAGTCTCCTATATTATCTAGCAACCCTGAAAAGACTTCTGAGAAAAATGATACAAATTCTCTGCCACTGGATGATACACTTCCTGTTACTTCCCCACTGACTGCTGCAATGTCTGAGAGAACAAATCTAAATGCAGACATCCTTATTGGTGTGACAAAAGAGACCGTTTCCAAGGATGTAGTGCTGTCAGGTAATGAATCCAAACCAATTCCAAATGACACTGAACAGGATATAAAGCCCACTTCTGGTGAAATCAGCAAAACCAATTCTTCCAACGGATCAACACAAACGCAGAATTCTCCACCACCTGTACAAGGGTCCTACAACTTTGATCCTAACAGCTCTGATGTAACCCACCCTTTCAAAACTAGGGATTCAAAGCTACAGAATTCCCCAGTAGCAGAAAGAACTTCAACAAAAGAGTCAAAACCTGAAGAAGAGGCTAGCTTCTCCAAGGCTGAACCTGTAAAACTAGAATTTGACTTCACCGATAACACAGCTAGTAAAAGGCCACCTCCTAGGAAACTAGGCAAAAGACCTGGAATTAAGCCTCCTTCCAAGAAAACTGCTATAGCTCTAGGGAAAACATTGGAGAACTCCGAGGCAAAAAGCAAGagtaaaacagaaaatgaaattcctgTTTCCAATGCATCTTATAACTTTGACTGGGACAAATTTGATGATCCAAACTTTAATCCATTTGGAGGAGGTTCCAAAGTTTCTAGCTCACCCAAATGCCCTAAACCCAACACTGAAAAAGCTAATCAGCAAGAGGAACAGGATAGCACCTTACCAAAAAGGGAATCTCTTCCAGCAGAGCAAATTAACAGAATTGTTGTTGCAGATGAGACTGCTGAAGAAATAGTGCCTGAAACTCA TAGCTTCCCTGAAGAAAAACCAAGCAAAGATGAAGATAAATCTGTAGTTCAAGCAGAAATGGAAGAGGAATCTACAAGAGAACTAACTATG GAGAAAAAAACAAGCTCCGATACCTCACCAGTTGATGCCCACAGTCAAGATAACTTGCCTTTAATTGGCAGTGGAACATCCCCTTTGGCTGACCAAGAACATGAAGCCAATTGCAAGAAAACTGAAATGGCAGTTTATATAAATGATCCAACAGTAGTCACTGAGTCTGAAGAGTACTTCAGACCCTCAACAGAAG ttctaggaaTGGGCATAGAAATAGACTACCTGGAACAATTTGGTACATCCTCA TTTAAAGAGTCTGCTTTGAGGAAGCAATCATTGTATTTGAAGTTTGACCCTCTGCTGAGAGACAGCCCCAAAAAGCTGGCTCCTGGTACTACTGAAACAATAAGCACCTGTGTAATCAATGCACCATTTCAAAGTGG TCCTCTTTCTGACTTCAGTAGGCTGCCTTTGGAAACCCCAAAGCCTGCAATGAAATCTCTTCAAAATGAAGAAAAGCCTAAAGGACTGGATCTTCTGGGAACTTTCCCAGCTCCA GATACAGTTCCTCTAATTCCAGATATCTCAACTAGTAACGCTTCACCACTCTCTCCTTTTGCTGTGCCAATCAACACTGCAGTTGACGCTATTATAGAAGTGCTGAAATATAGCCAAAAAGATATGGATACAGCTGTTGAAACAGTTAAATTAGAG gttcaaGAAAAGCAGATGGAAGTCTTagaatggaaaaagaaatatGACAGGCTTTATATGGAATACCTGGAAATGGG GAAAATTGTTGCAGAGTTTGAAGGTACAATAACCCAAATGATGG AGGATGCCCAAAAACAGAAGGAGCTTTCAAAAAAGGAAAACCAGAAGATACTGGAGGAGAAACAGCAAGTTCTGTCAGATCTTAACTCCATGGAGAAGTCTTTCTCTGAACTCTTCAAACGATTTGAAAAACAGAAAGAGGTTTTAGAAGGCTATCGCAAA AATGAAGAGGCTTTGAAGAAATGTGCTGAGGATTATCTTGCAAGGATTAAGAAGGAGGAGCAGAGATATCAAGCACTGAAGGCACATGCTGAAGAAAAACTGCATCA AGCAAATGAAGAGATTGCCCAGGTACGAAGCAAAGCCAAGACGGAGTCTGTAGCACTGCAAGCTACTTTGCGTAAAGAACAAATGAGGGTACAATCTCTAGAAAGAAGCCTTGAACAAAAG GCAAAAGAAAATGATGAACTAACAAAAATCTGTGACGACTTGattttaaagatggaaaaaatctAA
- the TACC3 gene encoding transforming acidic coiled-coil-containing protein 3 isoform X2 yields MSLQILNGENISDDLTAESCSFLFPSPESTGRPSILRPSQKENLPPKSVAKAMKVTFQTPMRDPQTHRILSPSMENKLETTFTLDDCTEVLGDLHLSESSNAANQQAIEFEIKTTRENAQMQEEASVVPYPDDEMPVKSCGTYSIDFDNLNNINPFQSSSQMQNSPESLKKSPILSSNPEKTSEKNDTNSLPLDDTLPVTSPLTAAMSERTNLNADILIGVTKETVSKDVVLSGNESKPIPNDTEQDIKPTSGEISKTNSSNGSTQTQNSPPPVQGSYNFDPNSSDVTHPFKTRDSKLQNSPVAERTSTKESKPEEEASFSKAEPVKLEFDFTDNTASKRPPPRKLGKRPGIKPPSKKTAIALGKTLENSEAKSKSKTENEIPVSNASYNFDWDKFDDPNFNPFGGGSKVSSSPKCPKPNTEKANQQEEQDSTLPKRESLPAEQINRIVVADETAEEIVPETHFPEEKPSKDEDKSVVQAEMEEESTRELTMEKKTSSDTSPVDAHSQDNLPLIGSGTSPLADQEHEANCKKTEMAVYINDPTVVTESEEYFRPSTEVLGMGIEIDYLEQFGTSSFKESALRKQSLYLKFDPLLRDSPKKLAPGTTETISTCVINAPFQSGPLSDFSRLPLETPKPAMKSLQNEEKPKGLDLLGTFPAPDTVPLIPDISTSNASPLSPFAVPINTAVDAIIEVLKYSQKDMDTAVETVKLEVQEKQMEVLEWKKKYDRLYMEYLEMGKIVAEFEGTITQMMEDAQKQKELSKKENQKILEEKQQVLSDLNSMEKSFSELFKRFEKQKEVLEGYRKNEEALKKCAEDYLARIKKEEQRYQALKAHAEEKLHQANEEIAQVRSKAKTESVALQATLRKEQMRVQSLERSLEQKAKENDELTKICDDLILKMEKI; encoded by the exons ATGAGTCTGCAGATTTTAAATGGCGAAAACATCAGTGATGATCTAACAGCAGAAAGCTGTTCCTTCCTTTTCCCGTCACCAGAGTCCACAGGGAGACCTTCTATCCTTCGTCCATCACAAAAAGAAAATCTGCCACCAAAAAGTGTAGCAAAAGCTATGAAG GTAACTTTTCAAACTCCTATGCGGGATCCTCAGACTCACAGAATCTTGAGTCCTAGTATGGAAAACAAACTTGAGACTACTTTCACACTAGATGATTGTACTGAAGTTCTAGGAGACCTTCATCTGTCTGAATCCAGCAATGCTGC AAATCAACAAGCAATTGAATTTGAGATTAAAACTACTAGAGAAAATGCACAAATGCAGGAGGAAGCCAGTGTTGTTCCTTATCCAGATGATGAGATGCCAGTGAAAAGCTGTGGTACATACAGCATTGATTTTGATAACTTAAACAACATCAATCCATTCCAGAGTTCCTCTCAGATGCAGAATTCTCCTGAGAGCCTAAAAAAGTCTCCTATATTATCTAGCAACCCTGAAAAGACTTCTGAGAAAAATGATACAAATTCTCTGCCACTGGATGATACACTTCCTGTTACTTCCCCACTGACTGCTGCAATGTCTGAGAGAACAAATCTAAATGCAGACATCCTTATTGGTGTGACAAAAGAGACCGTTTCCAAGGATGTAGTGCTGTCAGGTAATGAATCCAAACCAATTCCAAATGACACTGAACAGGATATAAAGCCCACTTCTGGTGAAATCAGCAAAACCAATTCTTCCAACGGATCAACACAAACGCAGAATTCTCCACCACCTGTACAAGGGTCCTACAACTTTGATCCTAACAGCTCTGATGTAACCCACCCTTTCAAAACTAGGGATTCAAAGCTACAGAATTCCCCAGTAGCAGAAAGAACTTCAACAAAAGAGTCAAAACCTGAAGAAGAGGCTAGCTTCTCCAAGGCTGAACCTGTAAAACTAGAATTTGACTTCACCGATAACACAGCTAGTAAAAGGCCACCTCCTAGGAAACTAGGCAAAAGACCTGGAATTAAGCCTCCTTCCAAGAAAACTGCTATAGCTCTAGGGAAAACATTGGAGAACTCCGAGGCAAAAAGCAAGagtaaaacagaaaatgaaattcctgTTTCCAATGCATCTTATAACTTTGACTGGGACAAATTTGATGATCCAAACTTTAATCCATTTGGAGGAGGTTCCAAAGTTTCTAGCTCACCCAAATGCCCTAAACCCAACACTGAAAAAGCTAATCAGCAAGAGGAACAGGATAGCACCTTACCAAAAAGGGAATCTCTTCCAGCAGAGCAAATTAACAGAATTGTTGTTGCAGATGAGACTGCTGAAGAAATAGTGCCTGAAACTCA CTTCCCTGAAGAAAAACCAAGCAAAGATGAAGATAAATCTGTAGTTCAAGCAGAAATGGAAGAGGAATCTACAAGAGAACTAACTATG GAGAAAAAAACAAGCTCCGATACCTCACCAGTTGATGCCCACAGTCAAGATAACTTGCCTTTAATTGGCAGTGGAACATCCCCTTTGGCTGACCAAGAACATGAAGCCAATTGCAAGAAAACTGAAATGGCAGTTTATATAAATGATCCAACAGTAGTCACTGAGTCTGAAGAGTACTTCAGACCCTCAACAGAAG ttctaggaaTGGGCATAGAAATAGACTACCTGGAACAATTTGGTACATCCTCA TTTAAAGAGTCTGCTTTGAGGAAGCAATCATTGTATTTGAAGTTTGACCCTCTGCTGAGAGACAGCCCCAAAAAGCTGGCTCCTGGTACTACTGAAACAATAAGCACCTGTGTAATCAATGCACCATTTCAAAGTGG TCCTCTTTCTGACTTCAGTAGGCTGCCTTTGGAAACCCCAAAGCCTGCAATGAAATCTCTTCAAAATGAAGAAAAGCCTAAAGGACTGGATCTTCTGGGAACTTTCCCAGCTCCA GATACAGTTCCTCTAATTCCAGATATCTCAACTAGTAACGCTTCACCACTCTCTCCTTTTGCTGTGCCAATCAACACTGCAGTTGACGCTATTATAGAAGTGCTGAAATATAGCCAAAAAGATATGGATACAGCTGTTGAAACAGTTAAATTAGAG gttcaaGAAAAGCAGATGGAAGTCTTagaatggaaaaagaaatatGACAGGCTTTATATGGAATACCTGGAAATGGG GAAAATTGTTGCAGAGTTTGAAGGTACAATAACCCAAATGATGG AGGATGCCCAAAAACAGAAGGAGCTTTCAAAAAAGGAAAACCAGAAGATACTGGAGGAGAAACAGCAAGTTCTGTCAGATCTTAACTCCATGGAGAAGTCTTTCTCTGAACTCTTCAAACGATTTGAAAAACAGAAAGAGGTTTTAGAAGGCTATCGCAAA AATGAAGAGGCTTTGAAGAAATGTGCTGAGGATTATCTTGCAAGGATTAAGAAGGAGGAGCAGAGATATCAAGCACTGAAGGCACATGCTGAAGAAAAACTGCATCA AGCAAATGAAGAGATTGCCCAGGTACGAAGCAAAGCCAAGACGGAGTCTGTAGCACTGCAAGCTACTTTGCGTAAAGAACAAATGAGGGTACAATCTCTAGAAAGAAGCCTTGAACAAAAG GCAAAAGAAAATGATGAACTAACAAAAATCTGTGACGACTTGattttaaagatggaaaaaatctAA